A genomic stretch from Juglans microcarpa x Juglans regia isolate MS1-56 chromosome 3S, Jm3101_v1.0, whole genome shotgun sequence includes:
- the LOC121258378 gene encoding salicylic acid-binding protein 2-like — protein sequence MEPPRPSISKHFVLVHGSCLGAWSWYKLLPLLKSSGHNVTALDLAASGVNPVQLSDLRSISDFFRPLRNFMETLPPHERVILVGHSLGGLAISQAMESFPSRISVAVFLTALMPGPTLNISTLNQESFSRQDTLLDSRFSYDKGQDKPPTSFIFGPLYLASNVFQLSPTEDLALATMLLRPLPLFSDEDLSMELMLSTGKYGSVNRVYIMSEKDKVGKRDFQWWMIERNPPNCVVEITGSDHMVMMSKPKQLWARLQEIAEKYS from the exons ATGGAGCCACCACGGCCTAGCATCAGCAAGCACTTTGTGCTGGTTCATGGATCATGCCTTGGAGCCTGGTCCTGGTACAAGCTCCTGCCTCTGCTCAAATCTTCCGGCCACAACGTCACTGCACTAGACTTAGCCGCTTCTGGTGTCAACCCAGTGCAGCTGAGCGATCTCCGATCCATTTCTGACTTCTTTAGACCCTTGAGGAACTTCATGGAAACTCTTCCTCCTCATGAAAGAGTCATCCTTGTCGGTCATAGCCTTGGTGGGTTAGCAATTTCTCAAGCCATGGAGTCTTTTCCGAGTAGGATTTCTGTTGCTGTTTTTCTCACTGCCTTAATGCCAGGCCCAACACTCAACATTTCCACACTCAATCAAGAG TCGTTTAGCAGACAAGATACTCTATTGGACAGTCGTTTTTCATATGACAAAGGCCAAGACAAGCCTCCAACAAGTTTCATTTTCGGTCCCTTGTACTTAGCATCCAATGTGTTCCAGCTCAGCCCAACTGAG GATTTGGCACTGGCAACAATGCTGTTGAGACCATTACCTCTGTTTAGTGATGAAGACCTTTCTATGGAGCTGATGCTTTCCACTGGAAAATACGGCTCGGTAAATCGGGTTTACATCATGTCCGAAAAAGATAAGGTTGGGAAGAGGGACTTTCAATGGTGGATGATCGAGAGAAATCCACCCAACTGTGTGGTGGAGATAACAGGATCTGATCACATGGTCATGATGTCCAAGCCTAAACAGCTTTGGGCTCGTCTCCAAGAAATTGCTGAAAAATATTCCTAA